The Phormidium ambiguum IAM M-71 genome contains the following window.
ATAAATCTGCATCAACTACGATGTTGAAGACTTGCAAGCTGATATAGAAACTTTAAAAGAACTAGGATATTTGTGACATTCGTTAGCAATACATCTCCCATTACCAACTTAGCAGTAATAGGACAACTCAACCTGTTGCAACAGCTTTTTGAAACCTTATTGGTACTTACTAACAACTCCTAAAATTCCGATTCTGTAACTATTATTTTACTTGAATATACTCATCACCTGTTAAACTTTTCCGGCGTTGTCTAAATTCTTCAAACAATTCAAAAAAACTATCTAGTGCTTCGCGTTCATCCTGAGAAAAAAACAAAATTATATTAGCCCAAGATTGAGAAGATTTTATCCCAAATTTTTCCTGAATCCATTCTTGAAATCCATCTAGCGGGTTCTCTGCTGTTAAAGGTACGCCAAGCTGGTACTGTGCTACATTATATCCAGATAAAAAAGCCTGAAGACAAACGATCGATGGTCTACCTAAATAAGCAGCAGGTTTCTTTTTGATTTTCTCCAGAATATCACCTAGATAATCCATCGCCAACCTCCTGTTCTTCAACTTATCAATTATTGTCAAATAACTAAATTATAAACTAATTAAAACTCTGTTTCTATCACCGTAAATTTGCCATTAAAATCTTCTACCAAAGGCCCTCCAAAACTATTGAGCCATTCCTGTTTAGCAATTCCGTCAGGATAGAGGTTATCAAAAACTGTTTCAACTCTTCCTAATTCACTTTCAATCTGAATAACCACGCCTTGATGAAAACCATTGAGAGCAATTTGTCGATCGCTTCCTACC
Protein-coding sequences here:
- a CDS encoding papain fold toxin domain-containing protein produces the protein MTEEQIEEIRQIAKTYRNFQCLECSQDIQRYLQIEGLKGKLIRISTNTDRLPFSIITNPVGSDRQIALNGFHQGVVIQIESELGRVETVFDNLYPDGIAKQEWLNSFGGPLVEDFNGKFTVIETEF